One genomic window of Mus caroli chromosome 12, CAROLI_EIJ_v1.1, whole genome shotgun sequence includes the following:
- the Ttc32 gene encoding tetratricopeptide repeat protein 32 encodes MAVRPGREGGESSAALATAQARFSRGEFAEARELYSAFIGQCARHGSKCSPEDLATAYNNRGQTKYLSVDFYEAMDDYTSAIEILPSFEVPYYNRGLIRYRLGYFDEALEDFKKALDLNPGFQDAVLSLKQTILDKEEKQRRNAKKSY; translated from the exons ATGGCCGTGCGGCCGGGCCGAGAGGGTGGAGAGAGCTCGGCCGCCCTGGCCACGGCGCAGGCTCGCTTCTCCAGGGGCGAGTTTGCCGAGGCCCGGGAGCTGTACTCCGCCTTCATTGGCCAGTGCGCGCGTCACGGGAG CAAATGTAGCCCTGAGGATTTGGCCACTGCATATAACAACAGGGGGCAAACCAAGTACTTGAGCGTTGATTTTTATGAAGCCATGGACGACTACACATCTGCCATAGAAATCCTGCCCAGCTTTGAAGTTCCCTATTATAACAGAGGCCTGATACGCTACAGGCTGG GGTATTTTGACGAAGCTTTGGAAGATTTCAAGAAGGCACTAGACCTCAATCCTGGATTTCAAGATGCTGTTTTGAGCTTAAAACAGACCATtttagacaaagaagaaaaacaaagacgaAATGCCAAGAAAAGTTACTGA